A portion of the Desmodus rotundus isolate HL8 chromosome 8, HLdesRot8A.1, whole genome shotgun sequence genome contains these proteins:
- the PCBP4 gene encoding poly(rC)-binding protein 4 isoform X1 has protein sequence MSSSDAGLEEEPELSVTLTLRMLMQGKEVGSIIGKKGETVKRIREQSSARITISEGSCPERITTITGSTAAVFHAVSMIAFKLDEDLCSAPANGGTVSRPPVTLRLVIPASQCGSLIGKAGTKIKEIRETTGAQVQVAGDLLPNSTERAVTVSGVPDAIILCVRQICAVILESPPKGATIPYHPSLSLGTVLLSANQGFSVQGQYGAVTPAEVTKLQQLSGHAVPFASPSMVPGLDPGAQTSSQEFLVPNDLIGCVIGRQGSKISEIRQMSGAHIKIGNQAEGAGERHVTITGSPVSIALAQYLITACLETAKSTSGGTPGSAPTDLSAPFSPPLTALPTAPPGLLGAPYAISLSNFIGLKPVPFLALPPASPGPPPGLAAYTAKMAAANGSKKAERQKFSPY, from the exons ATGAGCAGCTCAGATGCGGGGCTGGAAGAGGAGCCAGAGCTCAGCGTCACCCTCACGCTGCGGATGCTGATGCAGGGGAAG GAGGTGGGCAGCATCATCGGGAAG AAAGGAGAGACCGTAAAACGGATCCGGGAGCAG AGCAGCGCCCGGATTACCATCTCTGAGGGCTCCTGCCCGGAGCGCATCACCACCATCACCGGGTCTACGGCGGCTGTCTTCCACGCAGTCTCCATGATCGCCTTCAAGCTGGATGAG gacctctgctctgctcctgccAATGGTGGGACCGTTTCCAGGCCTCCAGTGACCCTGCGCCTGGTCATCCCCGCCAGCCAGTGCGGCTCGCTGATTGGGAAGGCTGGCACCAAGATCAAGGAGATCCGAgag ACTACTGGTGCCCAGGTGCAGGTGGCAGGGGACCTGCTTCCCAACTCCACAGAGCGTGCTGTCACCGTGTCCGGGGTGCCCGATGCCATCATCCTGTGTGTGCGCCAGATCTGCGCTGTTATCCTGGAG TCCCCACCCAAAGGAGCCACTATCCCGTATCACCCGAGCCTGTCCTTAGGTACCGTCCTTCTCTCTGCCAACCAG GGCTTTTCCGTCCAGGGTCAGTATGGGGCTGTGACCCCAGCTGAG GTCACTAAGCTCCAGCAGCTCTCGGGCCACGCAGTCCCCTTTGCCTCACCAAGCATGGTGCCAG GACTGGATCCTGGTGCGCAGACCAGCTCACAGGAGTTCTTGGTTCCCAATGAC ctGATTGGCTGCGTGATCGGGCGCCAGGGCAGCAAGATCAGCGAGATACGGCAGATGTCGGGGGCTCACATCAAGATCGGGAACCAAGCAGAGGGCGCCGGCGAGCGGCACGTGACCATCACAGGTTCCCCGGTCTCCATTGCCCTGGCTCAGTACCTCATCACTGCCTG TCTAGAAACGGCCAAGTCTACCTCTGGGGGGACACCCGGCTCGGCCCCCACAGACCTGTCTGCCCCCTTCTCGCCGCCCCTGACGGCCCTGCCCACGGCTCCCCCAGGCCTGCTGGGCGCGCCCTACGCCATCTCCCTGTCCAACTTCATCGGCCTCAAGCCTGTGCCCTTCTTGGCTCTAccacctgcctccccagggcCACCGCCAGGCCTGGCGGCCTACACTGCCAAGATGGCAGCGGCCAATGGGAGCAAGAAAGCTGAGCGGCAGAAATTCTCACCCTACTGA
- the PCBP4 gene encoding poly(rC)-binding protein 4 isoform X2, with amino-acid sequence MSSSDAGLEEEPELSVTLTLRMLMQGKEVGSIIGKKGETVKRIREQSSARITISEGSCPERITTITGSTAAVFHAVSMIAFKLDEDLCSAPANGGTVSRPPVTLRLVIPASQCGSLIGKAGTKIKEIRETTGAQVQVAGDLLPNSTERAVTVSGVPDAIILCVRQICAVILESPPKGATIPYHPSLSLGTVLLSANQGFSVQGQYGAVTPAEVTKLQQLSGHAVPFASPSMVPGLDPGAQTSSQEFLVPNDLIGCVIGRQGSKISEIRQMSGAHIKIGNQAEGAGERHVTITGSPVSIALAQYLITAWATARPGGLHCQDGSGQWEQES; translated from the exons ATGAGCAGCTCAGATGCGGGGCTGGAAGAGGAGCCAGAGCTCAGCGTCACCCTCACGCTGCGGATGCTGATGCAGGGGAAG GAGGTGGGCAGCATCATCGGGAAG AAAGGAGAGACCGTAAAACGGATCCGGGAGCAG AGCAGCGCCCGGATTACCATCTCTGAGGGCTCCTGCCCGGAGCGCATCACCACCATCACCGGGTCTACGGCGGCTGTCTTCCACGCAGTCTCCATGATCGCCTTCAAGCTGGATGAG gacctctgctctgctcctgccAATGGTGGGACCGTTTCCAGGCCTCCAGTGACCCTGCGCCTGGTCATCCCCGCCAGCCAGTGCGGCTCGCTGATTGGGAAGGCTGGCACCAAGATCAAGGAGATCCGAgag ACTACTGGTGCCCAGGTGCAGGTGGCAGGGGACCTGCTTCCCAACTCCACAGAGCGTGCTGTCACCGTGTCCGGGGTGCCCGATGCCATCATCCTGTGTGTGCGCCAGATCTGCGCTGTTATCCTGGAG TCCCCACCCAAAGGAGCCACTATCCCGTATCACCCGAGCCTGTCCTTAGGTACCGTCCTTCTCTCTGCCAACCAG GGCTTTTCCGTCCAGGGTCAGTATGGGGCTGTGACCCCAGCTGAG GTCACTAAGCTCCAGCAGCTCTCGGGCCACGCAGTCCCCTTTGCCTCACCAAGCATGGTGCCAG GACTGGATCCTGGTGCGCAGACCAGCTCACAGGAGTTCTTGGTTCCCAATGAC ctGATTGGCTGCGTGATCGGGCGCCAGGGCAGCAAGATCAGCGAGATACGGCAGATGTCGGGGGCTCACATCAAGATCGGGAACCAAGCAGAGGGCGCCGGCGAGCGGCACGTGACCATCACAGGTTCCCCGGTCTCCATTGCCCTGGCTCAGTACCTCATCACTGCCTG ggcCACCGCCAGGCCTGGCGGCCTACACTGCCAAGATGGCAGCGGCCAATGGGAGCAAGAAAGCTGA